The genomic region cattctgtggctactaaagcaaataaagttctgtcttgcataaaaaagggcattaactcaagggagaaaaacataattatgcctctttatagtttcctggtgaggcctcatctggagtatgcagtgcagttttggactccagtccttaagagggatataaaggagctggagagagtgcagagactaagtgcaactaaattggttagagggacggaagacttaaattatgagggtagactgtcaaggttggggttgttttctctggaaaaaaggggcttgcgaggagacatgattatattttacattagagtacattagaggacattatagacaaatagcaggggacctttttacccataaagtggatcaccgtaccagaggccacccctttagactagaagaaaagaactttcatttgaagcaacgtagggggttcttcacagtcaggacagtgaggttgtggaatgcactgccgggtgatgttgtgatgctgattcagttaatgcctttaagagtgggttggatgatttcttggacagacataatatcaaatattgtgatactaaactctatagttagagtaggtatgggtatatataatttatgtaaaagtatggaggggtgtgtgtatggatgctgggtttttatttggaggggttgaacttgatggactttgtcttttttcaacctgatttaactatgtaactatgtaactatttaactgacataattacattttattttcagtaatttaatcttgaatttttatctaaaggatttaaaatattatttgtgttaATACTTTTAACACAAATTCTACTTTTCCCAGAGTTTCATTATTTGTACTGAAGTCCAGTCAGTGGTCTTATCCGTCTACCAAATAAGTGTATCAGTACGACTGATTAGTAGTGTCACTCCCTACAAGAAAACCTTTAATACCTTTTTCTTTATGGCTTTCTCAGGTTATGTTGGCTACATTTGCCAACCGGAAACTGGCCGTGAAAGTCATCAGGAAGAGTCCCGAATGCAATTACAACAGCATCCGGATAGAGGCCAGTGTGCTCATGATGCCTCATCTGAATCCATTCCTGTGCCAAGGCTATTCTACGTTTGAAACTCAGGTACAAAACTGTGACATTATTGGCATTTATTCACCTTTGGGCCATTGTTTTCAGTGTTTTAATCTCTTTTCATTTGTCTGTTTAACCAGCGTCATGTTTTCATGGTGATGGACTACCTCAATGGAGGAAGCCTTGCACGTCACCTGGATTACTACGGGAGCCTGGAGCCAGAGGCAGTGCTGTAAGTTATACAACTGCattttaggaaaataaaaataatgctgtgAAGCAATTGCACCTATTTGTATTGACATAAGAGATAAATAAAAGTAAGTATGTTAGGAATTTGCATTAtactttgttttaaaacattttatttttatttaaaagtttccAATCAGCGGAGATCGTGTGCGGCCTGGAGTTCCTGCACAGCTGCGGCATTGTTCATCGGTCAGTATAGCTCTGTCTCTCAGATCATCTACAGTTATTTGTATTTTGAtcacttttacatttttcctttccTATATTACAGAGATCTGAAACCTGACAACATCTTGGTGGACCAAGACGGCTTTGTCAAAATATCAGACTTTGGCCTGGCAGTTCCAAACATGTTTGGCAACAAGACCATCGGTGGCCGAGCAGGGACAATGAGATACATGGCACCAGAGGTGAGCAGTGCAGTTTCACTACATTTAAAGCTTAAAATCAGTAACAAAAATGAGTGTATAATAATGCGCCCAAAGCAAAAATTTAAATCCAGTTCATCAAATGTACAAACATCAGTAGTATTGTCATTTCTAATTAATATTTTAGCAGttgtctaaaaatgtatattgggatatatatgtctgtatataattTTTCTCTTGCTAATAATGATAGACTTCATTCAAATCTGTTGCTAAAAATCCAGTTTTGTGTCATTTTATCTCTTTTTATGCCTCAAGAACACTTGCCATGACAAAATATTTGGGGAAATCAATATTTAGTCCTAATTGTCAcaatattagtactgagatttAAATTTATTCCTACTTGAAATCTTCTGCCTTTCTGTAAATGAGTGTAAGAAAAATTATATAATCGGTTCCTTTAATATTGTAGGAAGGTCAGAATGCTATAGGGGGAGTTCATTCAGAGCTTTTTTGAAGTTTGGTATCACTTTATTTTCAAGGTCCTGCAAAGAAAGAGATACAATGCTGCAGTGGATTGGTGGGCAGTTGGAATTATAATCTGTCAAATGGCCTCTGGAGACTCCCCTTTTTATGAAGGCAACGACAGGGAGAAAATCATAAACTCTATCATCAATGATGAGCCCAGGATTCCTCGTTGGCTGAATGAAGATCTGAAGGACCTTCTGAAAAAGGTGAGTGTGAACAGTGGGacatttaatttttctgtttatacagtaaatgttcgAGTTTGTAAAGCAGAATGCAAGCACTGCTATATTTTGGAACAGCCTATTGTTCCCTTTTCTTCACGTTCTGTAAAGGATTTTTCTcgatgttttgatttggaatagaatgtgcagtgttcccaatgcatttgggCTATAAATAAAATAGTAGTTAATTAATTCATCATAATCTCCATTGCTAGCAAATGGTCTCTGTTATACAACACTGCA from Xenopus laevis strain J_2021 chromosome 1S, Xenopus_laevis_v10.1, whole genome shotgun sequence harbors:
- the LOC121398743 gene encoding protein kinase C delta type-like codes for the protein MKDVLKDNILTNHTLNPPNCSRWLQPETTAGVRISPLDVHNYDFHSILGQGGFGKVMLATFANRKLAVKVIRKSPECNYNSIRIEASVLMMPHLNPFLCQGYSTFETQRHVFMVMDYLNGGSLARHLDYYGSLEPEAVLFQSAEIVCGLEFLHSCGIVHRDLKPDNILVDQDGFVKISDFGLAVPNMFGNKTIGGRAGTMRYMAPEVLQRKRYNAAVDWWAVGIIICQMASGDSPFYEGNDREKIINSIINDEPRIPRWLNEDLKDLLKKLLEKDPNQRLGDGNIKHHPFFSSINWVELENKNLPPHFQLRAPPMEHSMPTEENPLSFLS